A single genomic interval of Oryza sativa Japonica Group chromosome 7, ASM3414082v1 harbors:
- the LOC136357412 gene encoding uncharacterized protein, with the protein MVYTRNGSRTTGEGSNGEERTDGVHPNSNSGNGPPPLPKNLTLAQVMAHQTQMMAAMMQQMHQRMQQQAEQQQQQFGPPRPQSKLPEFLRVRPPTFSSTTNPMEANDWLHAIEKKLNLLQYNDQEKVAFATHQLQGPASAWWDNHMATRPLGTEVTWAEFCRSFRKAQVPDGVVAQKKREFRALHQGNRTVIKYLHEFNRLARYAPEDVRTDAEKQEKFLAGLDDELTNQLISGDYADFEKLVDKAIRQEDQRNKMDRKRKAAQFRSNQGSHP; encoded by the coding sequence atggtctacaccaggaatggtagccgtacaacaggcgagggcagcaacggcgaagagcgCACCGACGGTGTGCATCCCAACAGCAActccggcaatggtccgccaccgcTCCCCAAAAATCTGACCCTTGCCCAAGTAATGgctcatcagactcagatgatggcagccatgatgcagcagatgcaccagaggatgcagCAGCAagccgagcagcagcagcagcagtttggtccccctcgccctcagtccaagttgccggAGTTCTTacgtgtcaggccacccaccttctccagtaccaccaaccctatggaggcaAACGACTGGCTCCACGCTATAGAGAAGAAGCTCAATCTCCTACAGtacaatgatcaggagaaggttgctttcgcTACACACCAGCTCCAGGGTcccgcgtcagcttggtgggacaatcacatggccacccgcccgcTAGGCACGGAAgtcacttgggcggagttctgtcgcagcttcaggaaggcgcagGTGCCTGACGGGGTTGTGGCACAGAAGAAGAGGGAGTTCCGGGCACTCCACCAGGGCAACAGGACAGTGATAAAGTatctccatgagttcaatcgcctagcgcgatatgcaccggaggatgtccgtactgacgccgagaagcaggagaaattCCTAGCAGGcctggatgacgagctgaccaaccagCTGATCTCTGGAGACTACGCCGATTTTGAGAAGCTGGTTGACAAAGCgatccgtcaggaggatcagcgcaacaaaatggacaggAAGAGAAAGGCAGCGCAATTCCGGTCCAACCAAGGAAGCCACCCGTGA
- the LOC136357413 gene encoding uncharacterized protein encodes MLTVKFQNIENHLNELPPHLVARVTFEIKSTGAEKHDAHGMKRTALGIMSPHNAMIEEVAQTRTETTMIVIGEGQTTLVTAVAVTMKMEEIGVETTTRDEDKIPEIQVVTLVIARRNQATHRHHRHPPRPLHRQTDIHEGHATTDNPPLRALGAGLSVVPYVMSDGLRDFDPELLKNLWQQFVANFQGTYKHHAIEDDLHTLTQNSGESLREYVRRFNECRNTIPEITDASVICAFKSGVRDRYTTQELATRHITTTQSLFEIVERCGHVDDALRRKNDKSKTGGEKKSAADTSESSKKKNRKNGKRKAQAEVLAVEYANPPKRPDPQGSDTKKSWCPIHKTDRHSLEDCLVFKKSLEKHMAFEKGKRVRVVEKNEESPPHETDSAYPDSDLHVSHIFGGSTTYSSKREYKKVEREVCSTWQGAAPRIKWSDQKMEFSEVDHPKTAVIPGRYPIVVEPPIRNIKVARVLIDGGSSINLLFASTLDAMGIPQMLKMPGPKGTITIQGNAKLAVQCDKRSLDMVEQTPTPPATSEPPKKELALITFLRDNADVFAWQPSDMPGVPREVIEHKLMVRPDAKPVKQRLRRFAPDRKQAIREELDKLLKAGFIREVLHPEWLANPVVVRKANGKWRMCVDFTDLNKACPMDHFPLPRIDQLVDSTAGCELLSFLDAYSGYHQISMAKEDEEKTAFITPFGVFCYVKMPFGLITAGNTFQRTVQGALSNQLGNNVEAYVDDIVVKTKTSNSLIDDLRETFDNVRRYRLMLNPEKCTFGVLADFVADWTMLDNKSDNQGDNKTWIMAFDGALKSQGAGAGFILTSPSGDQFKHAIHLNFRATNNTAEYEGLLAGIRTAAALGAKRLIVKGNSELVANQVHKDYKCSNPELSKYLAEVRKLEKRFDGIEVRHVYRKDNVEPDDLA; translated from the exons ATGCTAACGGTGAAATTCCAGAACATAGAGAATCACCTCAACGAGCTACCCCCCCACCTCGTGGCACGGGTGACCTTCGAGATCAAATCAACGGGcgccgagaagcacgacgcACACGGGATGAAGCGAACCGCTCTCGGCATCATGTCTCCTCACAACGCCATGATCGAGGAAGTCGCCCAAACGAGAACCGAGACCACGATGATCGTGATCGGCGAGGGCCAGACAACACTAGTCACGGCCGTCGCCGTAACGATGAAGATGGAGGAGATCGGCGTCGAGACAACAACGAGAGACGAAGACAAGATTCCCGAGATCCAGGTCGTCACCCTCGTAATCGCACgccggaaccaagcgacccatcgtcatcatcgtcatccTCCGCGTCCTCTTCATCGTCAGACCGACATCCACGAAGGTCACGCGACCACCGACAACCCACCACTCCGAGCGCTGGGTGCAGGGCTTTCGGTCGTTCcctacgtgatgtccgatggcctgagagatttcGACCCAGAGCTATTgaaaa acctgtggcagcagtttgtcgccaacttccaaggaacatacaagcaccacgcgatcgaagacgatcTTCACACGTTAACACAGAACTCAGGTGAATCTTTGAGGGAATACGTTCGGCGCTTTAACGAGTGCAGGAATACCATCCCCGAgatcaccgacgcttctgtaattTGCGCCTTCAAGTCTGGCgtcagagatcgctacactacccaggagttggcaacaAGGCATATCACAACTACTCAAAGTCTATTCGAGATCGTTGAAAGATGCGGCCACGTCGACGACGCactaagacgcaagaacgataAGTCGAAGACTGGGGGAGAGAAAAAGTCAGCCGCAGACACATCTGAGTCGAGCAAGAAGAAAAACCGCAaaaatgggaaaaggaaagctcaagcggaagtcctTGCAGTAGAGtacgcgaaccctcccaagcgcccggacccacaaggcagcgacacaaagaaatcatggtgccccatacacaaaACAGATAGACATTCTCTAGAggattgccttgttttcaaaaagtcaCTCGAGAAGCACATGGCGTTTGAAAAAGGTAAGCGAGTACGCGTTGTCGAGAAGAACGAGGAGTCGCCTCCTCACGAAACGGACTCCGCATACCCAGACTCTGACCTCCATGTTTCGCACATCTTCGGCGGTTCCACGACGTACTCCtccaagcgagaatacaagaaagtggagcgtgaagtttgttcgacatggcagggaGCTGCACCCAGGATAAAGTGGTCTGACCAGAAGATGGAGTTCTCGGAAGTAGACCATCCCAAGACCGCAGTTATCCCGGGACGATATCCGATTGTGGTCGAACCCcctattcggaacatcaaggtagCACGAGTCCTCATTGACGGAGGCAGCTCGATCAACCTCCTTTTTGCCAGCACTCTGGATGCAATGGGAATCCCACAAA tgctcaagatgccgggaccgaagggaacaatcactattcaagggaacgcaaaACTGGCGGTGCAATGCGACAAGCgaagcctcgacatggtcgagcaaacgccCACTCCACCCGCCACgtctgagccacccaagaaa gaactcgcgctcatcaccttcctccgcgacaatgccgacgtgttcgcttggcaaccgtccgacatgccgggggtccccagggaggtgattgagcacaaactcatggtgcgacccgatgctaAGCCAGTCAAGCaaagactgcggagatttgcaccagatcgaaaacaagccatacgagaagagctcgacaaacttctcaaagctggcttcatcagggaagtactccatccagagtggcttgCCAATCCAGTTGTGGTGCGGAAAGCCAATGGTaaatggagaatgtgcgtcgacttcacagacctcaacaaggcgtgccccatggatcacttccctctccctcgaatagaccaactggtggattcaacagccgGATGCGAACTATTAagcttcctcgacgcttactctggctaccaccaaatcagcatggcgaaggaggacgaggagaaaaCAGCGTTCATCACCCCGTTCGGAGTATTTTGCTACGTTAAAATGCCCTTCGGATTGATAACAGCTGGCAATACTTTCCAAcgcacggtccagggcgcacttagcaatcagcttggcaacaatgtcgaagcatacgtcgacgacatcgttgtcAAAACCAAGACAAGCAACTCATTGATTGATGACctccgggaaacgttcgacaacgtCCGACGATATCgtctcatgctcaatccagagaagtgcacgtttgGA GTACTCGCCGATTTCGTGGCCGATTGGACCATGCTAGATAACAAGTCAGATAACCAAGGCGACAATAAGACATGGATAATGGCGTTCGATGGTGCACTCAaaagccaaggagcaggggctgGATTTATCTTAACATCTCCatccggagatcaattcaaacacgcaatccacctcaacttcagggcaaccaacaacactgcagaatacgaaggactactcgccgggatacgAACCGCAGCCGCACTTGGGGCCAAGCGACTAATCGTCAAAGGGAACTCTgagctagtcgcgaaccaggtgcacaaagactacaaatgctctaaccccgagttatccaagtaccttgcagaagtcaggaagctcgAGAAGAGGTTCGacgggatcgaggtccgacacgtctACCGCAAGGATAACGTCGAGCCAGACGACCTAGCCTGA